In Arthrobacter citreus, a single genomic region encodes these proteins:
- a CDS encoding PTS transporter subunit EIIC, with amino-acid sequence MDYKKTASEIIELVGGEKNISNLIHCITRLRFNLNDESIAEKNKAKLEAVNGVMGVNKSGTQFQVIIGNDVVKVFNEINKIANINTSNSSGGNKKKGNVLGSIFDVISGTFAPILPAITGAGMIKAILAILLTFHWISDKSQAYTIMNAIGDGAFYFIPFLVAFSAAKKFGSNQFVAVSIAGALMHPTITALLSAGKPVHFIGLPVTAVTYASSVIPILLAVWIASYVEKWTDRVTPSMVKLIIVPTVTLLIMVPITLIAVGPLGVIIGGGLSKGVTFLYAHTGIFAGLLLGGTFSLIVMTGMHYAFLPIVVGNLSTKGYDTILPAMFMANMGQAGAAFAVFLKSKNKSFKSLALSVSMTALMGVTEPAMYGVNMRLKKPFIGALVGGALGGAYYALMSVKLFVIPSNAGLPGIPFFIGSTFVYALIGLPIAFIGGTIAAYFIGFEDVEEAQDDKKEVKVVNEVKKLDKDAVHVVVSPLQGKVVPLTEVNDAAFSSEALGKGIAIEPQEGKVVSPVNGVVTTLFKTKHAIGITSEDGIEILIHVGIDTVKLDGEFFTAYINQGDNVKAGDLLVEFDLVKIKEAGYEVTTPVIITNSRNYSEVNAVNKENIKENETLLTICG; translated from the coding sequence ATGGATTATAAAAAAACGGCTAGTGAGATAATCGAATTAGTTGGTGGAGAAAAAAATATATCGAATTTGATTCACTGTATCACAAGACTACGATTCAATTTAAATGACGAAAGCATTGCTGAAAAAAACAAAGCTAAACTAGAAGCAGTTAATGGAGTCATGGGTGTAAATAAAAGCGGAACTCAGTTTCAAGTAATCATCGGAAACGATGTTGTAAAAGTATTTAATGAAATTAATAAGATCGCCAATATTAACACGAGCAATTCAAGCGGTGGTAATAAGAAAAAAGGAAATGTTTTAGGAAGTATCTTTGATGTAATTTCTGGAACATTCGCTCCAATATTACCTGCAATTACTGGTGCAGGTATGATCAAAGCCATTCTTGCTATTCTTTTGACATTCCATTGGATTTCAGACAAAAGCCAAGCATATACAATAATGAATGCAATTGGAGATGGAGCGTTCTACTTCATACCATTCTTAGTAGCATTTAGTGCAGCGAAAAAATTTGGTTCTAATCAATTTGTTGCAGTGTCCATAGCAGGAGCTTTGATGCACCCAACAATTACAGCGTTATTAAGTGCTGGGAAACCAGTACACTTTATCGGTCTTCCTGTAACAGCGGTAACATATGCATCATCTGTTATACCGATCTTATTAGCAGTTTGGATCGCTTCTTATGTTGAAAAGTGGACTGATCGTGTAACGCCAAGCATGGTCAAATTAATTATCGTACCAACTGTTACTTTACTAATCATGGTACCAATTACATTAATTGCTGTTGGACCACTTGGTGTAATTATTGGTGGCGGACTTTCTAAAGGGGTAACATTCCTATATGCCCATACTGGAATCTTTGCTGGTCTTCTACTTGGAGGTACATTCTCTTTAATCGTTATGACTGGTATGCATTACGCGTTTTTACCAATCGTAGTTGGAAACTTAAGTACAAAAGGATACGACACAATTCTACCTGCAATGTTTATGGCTAATATGGGTCAAGCAGGTGCGGCTTTTGCAGTATTCTTAAAATCGAAAAATAAATCATTTAAATCATTAGCTTTATCGGTTAGTATGACAGCTTTAATGGGTGTTACAGAACCTGCTATGTATGGTGTAAATATGAGACTTAAAAAGCCGTTCATTGGGGCTTTAGTCGGTGGAGCTTTAGGTGGAGCGTATTACGCATTAATGTCTGTTAAATTATTCGTTATTCCGAGTAATGCTGGTCTTCCTGGTATTCCATTCTTTATTGGGTCAACATTTGTTTATGCTTTAATTGGTTTACCAATCGCATTCATTGGTGGCACGATTGCTGCTTACTTTATCGGATTTGAAGATGTGGAAGAAGCACAAGATGATAAAAAAGAAGTAAAGGTAGTAAATGAAGTAAAAAAATTAGATAAAGATGCTGTCCACGTGGTAGTAAGCCCGCTTCAAGGAAAAGTTGTACCTTTAACCGAAGTAAATGATGCTGCATTTTCTAGTGAAGCATTAGGTAAAGGGATTGCTATTGAGCCTCAAGAAGGAAAAGTTGTTTCTCCTGTTAATGGGGTCGTTACAACATTATTTAAAACAAAACATGCAATTGGCATTACTTCAGAAGATGGAATTGAAATTTTAATTCATGTCGGGATCGACACAGTTAAATTAGATGGAGAATTCTTCACAGCATATATAAATCAAGGTGACAATGTTAAAGCTGGAGACTTACTTGTTGAATTTGATTTAGTAAAAATTAAAGAAGCAGGTTATGAAGTTACAACACCAGTTATTATTACAAACAGTAGAAATTACTCAGAAGTAAATGCTGTAAATAAAGAAAATATTAAAGAAAATGAAACACTTTTAACGATTTGTGGCTAA